One genomic region from Apium graveolens cultivar Ventura unplaced genomic scaffold, ASM990537v1 ctg6009, whole genome shotgun sequence encodes:
- the LOC141702962 gene encoding putative 1-phosphatidylinositol-3-phosphate 5-kinase FAB1D isoform X2, with protein MDLQIWLPPETDDHENDMECSVANYDDDDEDEGDDGTKWRRPSSLGSFGEKSFRSYRYKEEKQKAMDYVINCKFKALVSHLLTSAGVAPLGNDGDNWVDIVTSLSWEAASFVKPDIGAGKAMDPDGYVKVKCVASGSRSNSQLVSMVFKKHAAHKHMPTNYNKPRLLLIQGALDLSLRGLSSFESIKQEKDTHKSIIERIAKCNPSIILVEKTVSRDIQESILAKGMTLVIDMKLHRLQRVSRCTGSVILSLDTLTGKKLRQCDSFHFEKLVEEHIASGECGKKPSKTLMFLSGCPTRQGCTILLKGTNREELKKIKLVVQYAVLVAYHLILETAFLLDQKAMFSTLPLDRLVNMSSPDQRPYFFSGEAYVPWPVDSIVKSDSSGAINIHIADGFYKEGTRDVGLKSDSLLPYEPYKPLVFTPFLSISASINRGFGDSFPLLSSSQQPISTYLGITEEVPYSQVQSANMLSTNLVANVKSYSLIQNINGEEKALDSDRTSVQRKAQLYTQNSGGDYKDQTQFMDDINRMFNADSILVLMSRRNSSTGSICEQSHFSHIKFYRNFDIPLGIFLKDNLLNQRLLCSLCGGSPEAHIYYYAHHSKQLTIHVRHHITQKHLPGETDGKIWMWSRCGDCKLQNGKTLSTKRVLMSATARGLSFGKFLELSLANHLSSSKIPICGHQLHTDFLYFFGLGTMVAMLRYSRVMKYSVSLPPEKLNFSCQINGERLKKYFDSISNLNEEVIEVILEAETLLKDISLHFEGSKLKIQGSRREFSDIVEMLRQERRQFEF; from the exons ATGGATCTTCAAATTTGGTTACCCCCAGAAACAGATGACCACGAAAATGACATGGAGTGCAGTGTTGCAAATTatgatgatgatgacgaggaCGAAGGTGATGATGGTACAAAATGGAGAAGACCTAGTTCTTTAGGTAGCTTTGGAGAGAAAAGTTTCCGGAGCTACAGATATAAAGAGGAGAAGCAAAAGGCTATGGACTACGTAATAAATTGCAAGTTTAAAGCTCTTGTGTCTCATCTTCTTACATCAGCCGGGGTTGCTCCTTTGGGTAACGACGGAGACAATTGGGTGGATATTGTGACTTCCTTATCTTGGGAAGCTGCTTCCTTTGTGAAGCCTGATATCGGTGCGGGAAAGGCAATGGATCCTGATGGATATGTTAAGGTTAAATGTGTTGCAAGTGGTTCTCGAAGCAATAG TCAGTTAGTTAGCATGGTATTCAAAAAGCACGCTGCACACAAGCACATGCCAACTAATTACAATAAACCTAGGCTGTTGCTGATCCAGGGTGCTCTTGATCTTTCATTGAGGGGATTGTCATCATTTGAATCAATAAAACAG GAGAAGGATACCCATAAATCCATTATTGAAAGAATAGCGAAGTGCAACCCGAGCATAATTTTAGTTGAAAAAACTGTTTCTCGTGATATACAAGAATCCATCCTTGCAAAAGGAATGACACTAGTTATTGATATGAAACTCCACCGCCTGCAGAGAGTTTCTCGCTGTACTGGTTCAGTAATCTTATCATTAGATACACTGACTGGGAAAAAGCTCAGACAATGTGATTCCTTTCATTTCGAGAAGTTAGTAGAGGAACATATTGCTAGTGGAGAGTGTGGAAAAAAACCCAGCAAGACTTTGATGTTCCTTAGTGGTTGTCCTACACGTCAGGGTTGTACA ATTTTACTGAAAGGAACAAACAGGGAAGAACTGAAGAAGATTAAACTTGTGGTCCAGTACGCAGTCCTTGTGGCTTATCATTTGATTCTTGAAACGGCTTTCCTTCTAGATCAAAAGGCCATGTTCTCTACCCTCCCTCTTGATAGACTGGTAAATATGTCATCACCTGATCAACGACCATATTTTTTCTCCGGTGAGGCATATGTTCCTTGGCCCGTGGATTCTATTGTTAAAAGTGATTCATCAGGTGCAATTAACATCCACATCGCTGATGGATTTTATAAAGAAGGGACACGAGATGTAGGGTTAAAGAGTGATTCCTTGTTGCCTTATGAGCCATATAAACCTCTAGTTTTTACCCCTTTTTTATCAATCTCAGCTTCCATAAACAGAGGCTTTGGTGACAGTTTTCCTCTTTTATCTTCTTCTCAGCAACCTATCTCTACATATTTAGGCATCACTGAAGAGGTTCCTTACAGTCAAGTTCAATCAGCTAATATGCTTTCAACCAATTTAGTGGCAAATGTTAAATCTTATAGTCTAATACAGAATATTAATGGTGAAGAGAAGGCTCTTGATAGTGATAGAACCTCAGTTCAGAGAAAAGCCCAATTGTATACACAAAATTCTGGGGGTGACTATAAAGATCAAACACAGTTTATGGATGATATTAACAGAATGTTTAATGCCGATAGTATCTTAGTACTGATGTCTCGCAGGAATTCCTCCACCGGAAGTATATGTGAGCAGAGTCATTTTTCTCATATTAAGTTCTACCGGAATTTTGATATTCCACTTGGAATATTTTTAAAGGATAACTTACTCAATCAG AGGCTTTTATGTAGCTTGTGCGGTGGATCACCAGAAGCTCATATATATTATTATGCACATCACAGTAAGCAGCTCACAATACATGTTAGACATCATATTACACAAAAGCATCTTCCTGGTGAAACCGATGGAAAAATTTGGATGTGGAGTCGCTGTGGTGATTGTAAACTTCAAAATGGAAAGACACTATCTACAAAAAGAGTCTTAATGTCAGCTACTGCCCGTGGTTTGTCCTTTGGAAAGTTTTTGGAACTTAGCTTAGCGAACCACTTGTCATCTAGTAAAATTCCCATCTGCGGGCATCAATTGCATACTGACTTCCTCTACTTCTTTGG ATTGGGGACAATGGTTGCAATGCTCAGATATTCACGGGTTATGAAATATTCTGTATCACTACCTCCTGAGAAGCTAAACTTTTCTTGTCAAATAAATGGAGAACGTCTCAAGAAATACTTTGACAGT ATATCAAACTTGAATGAGGAAGTAATTGAAGTAATCCTTGAAGCCGAGACACTTTTGAAGGACATCAGTTTGCATTTTGAAGGATCAAAACTCAAAATTCAAGGATCACGGAGAGAATTCTCGGATATTGTGGAGATGTTGAGGCAGGAAAGACGCCAATTTGAG TTTTGA
- the LOC141702962 gene encoding putative 1-phosphatidylinositol-3-phosphate 5-kinase FAB1D isoform X1, which yields MDLQIWLPPETDDHENDMECSVANYDDDDEDEGDDGTKWRRPSSLGSFGEKSFRSYRYKEEKQKAMDYVINCKFKALVSHLLTSAGVAPLGNDGDNWVDIVTSLSWEAASFVKPDIGAGKAMDPDGYVKVKCVASGSRSNSQLVSMVFKKHAAHKHMPTNYNKPRLLLIQGALDLSLRGLSSFESIKQEKDTHKSIIERIAKCNPSIILVEKTVSRDIQESILAKGMTLVIDMKLHRLQRVSRCTGSVILSLDTLTGKKLRQCDSFHFEKLVEEHIASGECGKKPSKTLMFLSGCPTRQGCTILLKGTNREELKKIKLVVQYAVLVAYHLILETAFLLDQKAMFSTLPLDRLVNMSSPDQRPYFFSGEAYVPWPVDSIVKSDSSGAINIHIADGFYKEGTRDVGLKSDSLLPYEPYKPLVFTPFLSISASINRGFGDSFPLLSSSQQPISTYLGITEEVPYSQVQSANMLSTNLVANVKSYSLIQNINGEEKALDSDRTSVQRKAQLYTQNSGGDYKDQTQFMDDINRMFNADSILVLMSRRNSSTGSICEQSHFSHIKFYRNFDIPLGIFLKDNLLNQRLLCSLCGGSPEAHIYYYAHHSKQLTIHVRHHITQKHLPGETDGKIWMWSRCGDCKLQNGKTLSTKRVLMSATARGLSFGKFLELSLANHLSSSKIPICGHQLHTDFLYFFGLGTMVAMLRYSRVMKYSVSLPPEKLNFSCQINGERLKKYFDSISNLNEEVIEVILEAETLLKDISLHFEGSKLKIQGSRREFSDIVEMLRQERRQFEVCASYL from the exons ATGGATCTTCAAATTTGGTTACCCCCAGAAACAGATGACCACGAAAATGACATGGAGTGCAGTGTTGCAAATTatgatgatgatgacgaggaCGAAGGTGATGATGGTACAAAATGGAGAAGACCTAGTTCTTTAGGTAGCTTTGGAGAGAAAAGTTTCCGGAGCTACAGATATAAAGAGGAGAAGCAAAAGGCTATGGACTACGTAATAAATTGCAAGTTTAAAGCTCTTGTGTCTCATCTTCTTACATCAGCCGGGGTTGCTCCTTTGGGTAACGACGGAGACAATTGGGTGGATATTGTGACTTCCTTATCTTGGGAAGCTGCTTCCTTTGTGAAGCCTGATATCGGTGCGGGAAAGGCAATGGATCCTGATGGATATGTTAAGGTTAAATGTGTTGCAAGTGGTTCTCGAAGCAATAG TCAGTTAGTTAGCATGGTATTCAAAAAGCACGCTGCACACAAGCACATGCCAACTAATTACAATAAACCTAGGCTGTTGCTGATCCAGGGTGCTCTTGATCTTTCATTGAGGGGATTGTCATCATTTGAATCAATAAAACAG GAGAAGGATACCCATAAATCCATTATTGAAAGAATAGCGAAGTGCAACCCGAGCATAATTTTAGTTGAAAAAACTGTTTCTCGTGATATACAAGAATCCATCCTTGCAAAAGGAATGACACTAGTTATTGATATGAAACTCCACCGCCTGCAGAGAGTTTCTCGCTGTACTGGTTCAGTAATCTTATCATTAGATACACTGACTGGGAAAAAGCTCAGACAATGTGATTCCTTTCATTTCGAGAAGTTAGTAGAGGAACATATTGCTAGTGGAGAGTGTGGAAAAAAACCCAGCAAGACTTTGATGTTCCTTAGTGGTTGTCCTACACGTCAGGGTTGTACA ATTTTACTGAAAGGAACAAACAGGGAAGAACTGAAGAAGATTAAACTTGTGGTCCAGTACGCAGTCCTTGTGGCTTATCATTTGATTCTTGAAACGGCTTTCCTTCTAGATCAAAAGGCCATGTTCTCTACCCTCCCTCTTGATAGACTGGTAAATATGTCATCACCTGATCAACGACCATATTTTTTCTCCGGTGAGGCATATGTTCCTTGGCCCGTGGATTCTATTGTTAAAAGTGATTCATCAGGTGCAATTAACATCCACATCGCTGATGGATTTTATAAAGAAGGGACACGAGATGTAGGGTTAAAGAGTGATTCCTTGTTGCCTTATGAGCCATATAAACCTCTAGTTTTTACCCCTTTTTTATCAATCTCAGCTTCCATAAACAGAGGCTTTGGTGACAGTTTTCCTCTTTTATCTTCTTCTCAGCAACCTATCTCTACATATTTAGGCATCACTGAAGAGGTTCCTTACAGTCAAGTTCAATCAGCTAATATGCTTTCAACCAATTTAGTGGCAAATGTTAAATCTTATAGTCTAATACAGAATATTAATGGTGAAGAGAAGGCTCTTGATAGTGATAGAACCTCAGTTCAGAGAAAAGCCCAATTGTATACACAAAATTCTGGGGGTGACTATAAAGATCAAACACAGTTTATGGATGATATTAACAGAATGTTTAATGCCGATAGTATCTTAGTACTGATGTCTCGCAGGAATTCCTCCACCGGAAGTATATGTGAGCAGAGTCATTTTTCTCATATTAAGTTCTACCGGAATTTTGATATTCCACTTGGAATATTTTTAAAGGATAACTTACTCAATCAG AGGCTTTTATGTAGCTTGTGCGGTGGATCACCAGAAGCTCATATATATTATTATGCACATCACAGTAAGCAGCTCACAATACATGTTAGACATCATATTACACAAAAGCATCTTCCTGGTGAAACCGATGGAAAAATTTGGATGTGGAGTCGCTGTGGTGATTGTAAACTTCAAAATGGAAAGACACTATCTACAAAAAGAGTCTTAATGTCAGCTACTGCCCGTGGTTTGTCCTTTGGAAAGTTTTTGGAACTTAGCTTAGCGAACCACTTGTCATCTAGTAAAATTCCCATCTGCGGGCATCAATTGCATACTGACTTCCTCTACTTCTTTGG ATTGGGGACAATGGTTGCAATGCTCAGATATTCACGGGTTATGAAATATTCTGTATCACTACCTCCTGAGAAGCTAAACTTTTCTTGTCAAATAAATGGAGAACGTCTCAAGAAATACTTTGACAGT ATATCAAACTTGAATGAGGAAGTAATTGAAGTAATCCTTGAAGCCGAGACACTTTTGAAGGACATCAGTTTGCATTTTGAAGGATCAAAACTCAAAATTCAAGGATCACGGAGAGAATTCTCGGATATTGTGGAGATGTTGAGGCAGGAAAGACGCCAATTTGAGGTTTGTGCTTCTTACTTATAA